The Paramisgurnus dabryanus chromosome 24, PD_genome_1.1, whole genome shotgun sequence genome contains the following window.
AGGTCAACAAGATGGCAAAGGCTTGGCTCTTTGTTCAAAGAAAATCAAAGGCATGTGGGAAATTGTTGAACAATTAGCTAATAgtgacacacatgcacacacactgcTTAAACTACACACAGACTTTGACTGAAAATCAAGAGGCTTAAATCGTTCACAAAAAGGTCCATTAGGACCTGCTACTCGGTCTATGATCTGTTCTTCCTCTTTTAGATAAATGCTTGTGTTTAAATCACTGCCTGTAGTCTAATGCAGTGATTCTTGAGCTTTATTTTTGGTACGTCAAGTACACATTCATTCACACCAAACCCGAAATCCTTTTCTTTTGAACTCATAGTACATATCATGTAAAATACATCATTACAATGACTCATTATGACTAAAACCATTAAAACTGTGGGCGAAAGAAACACTCACCAAGTTACATTCTGAacaatttgttgttttaataactgCATTTAGTTCGGCCGAGTGTCACATTGCCAGACACCGTAAAattaaaagatttatttttacaCTAAAATGCCTGTTCATTACGCAGAGCGaatatagaaatatatttaaCCAAAATGTacaccttaaagggacactccacttttttaaaatatgctcattttccagctccactagattaaacatttaattcttacagttttggaatccattcagttgatctctgggtctggcggtgccacttttagcatagcttagcataatccattgaatctgattagaccattagcatcgccctaaaaataaccaaagagtttccatattttttcctatttaaaacttgactcttctgtagttacatcattatgcagtgcctgaaaatagtcccctgccattgaaagctaccagggggactattttcggctgctgcgtaatatcattgcgcctcctgcaggcatgttacggcagcaaagtccttgattattacgccagaatgagagtatagttcctagccatatctgcaattttttattttttccgtcggtacacgatgtaactacagaagagtcaagttttaaataggaaaaatatcgaaactctttggttattttttagcgtgatgctaatggtctaatcagattcaatggattatgctaagctatgctaaaattggTACAGCCAGActcggagatcagctaaatggattccaaactgtaaaaaaatctcatatttacctctaggggagctggaaaatgagtatattttcaacaaaagtggattgtccctttaaacaCCCCTAGGGTATACAAACCTCTGGGCCAGTTTCCCGtacagtcccagactaaaatgcatgtttgagctgctttaaaaacatcttgtactgactatttttaacatatatcagtgaaATTTTTTTGTGTCAAGATGTACATCTGTAACgttaggtttgtttgtaaaaacttcttaaatatccttatataaataaggcctagtcctggattaacctaaaccctgtccacgaaaccaccccatagacacacacacaggaatAACAATGTCCTCCAtctatttatactgtatatggAGTATGTGGAAGCGTGGCATTTATTTGAAAAAGAAGGCAGGGTTTTAATTATTGTAAACACTGGAAAGTATTAAGCCTGTGTatgtttgcatgtgtgtgtgctaaGCACCCTTACTGTTAAGACGCTGGGTGGCCTGCACACATGTTAGGATGAGGTTTAAACTCTTTGAGATGAACTCATTTGACAAACAGTGGAAAGAATGAGATTGATTCTCACTTATAGCCTGGCAGGTCAACAGACATTTGGTCAACCACCCCATAAACCACTGCCATTGTTGGATCTGGTAATGAAGGAATATAATAGTAAAGAACAGTTACTTAGCAACACCGCATTTTTAGTTAAAGCACACCAAGTCTTTGAAAGTCCATTCATATAATGCTTTAAATAGGACTAATTCTGTTGGCATGAAAACCTTATGTAAAGTATctaaactattttaaacatatACTACCATCAGGTATGTAATATTAATATCggattctgttttattttttgtattgcaGGTTTCATTCCAAAAGGCCAGACACAGATCGACAATGCGGCTCCTACTTTCCTTGTCTCATCTCATTTTGTTTCAACTGCTGTGCTGTTCTCTGAGCAGCGGATGTCCTCAGAATTGCATGTGTAACCCCGATGGCTCCAATTTCTGCATCAACCGTAAATTAGACAACATTCCTCAAGGTCTCCCCTCCAACACCATAAACCTCTACCTGTTTCAAAACAACATCAACACCTTGCAACAGCAGGGTTTTGTACAGCTTGGGGAGCTACGATTGCTGGACCTGAGTCAGAACGTCCTCAGTGAAATCCCTGAAAGGGTCTTCAGTTCATTGTCCTCCTTACACAACCTTGATCTGTCTTCAAACCGCATCACCCATATTAACAAAGACAGTTTTACTGGGTTGGTTAACCTGGAAAGGCTGTATCTCTACAACAACATCATTCAGAGTATTCACCCAGCTGCTTTTGAAGGACTGGAGAATCTACTGGAGCTAAAGCTTCAGGGGAATCAGATCAGTGTGTTGCCAGCTCTAGCACTGCCCAAACTGCTGCTCTTGGATCTAAGTCATAACACTATCCCACCACCTGGACCTGATGATCTACAAACACCACACCTTGAGTCCCTTAAAATAGCTGGACTGCGTCTGAGCAGTCTGGATGAGGGACTGTTAAAAAGCCTGGCGAACTTGCATGTTCTGGATGTTTCTCAGAACCAGCTTGTGGGGATACAATCTACTCTCAAGGCAATGACAGGCCTACAACGCCTTAATTTGGCTGGAAACCCTTTGGGCTCCCTTAGCAAAGAAGACTTTGAAAATTTGAGTAATCTGGTAGAACTTGACTTGAGCAACCTTAATTTGCAAGGGTTCCCTGAAGGCTTCTTTACCATTTTCCCTAAACTTGAGACACTCACTGTGGCTGAAAACCCCTTTAACTGCATCTGTCCACTGGCCTTGTTCCCAGCATGGGTGTTGGATTCAAAAGTTCAGTTGTTGAGGATGGAGGAGACTCGTTGCCACTTTCCTCTGATCAATTCAGGAAAAGTTTTAGCAAAGTTGGAGCACAAGGATTTTGGCTGCCCAACGACGACTATTGAATTAACAAGTGCAAGGACTAGGACCACCAATAAGCCATCAAACCCCACCACACCGTCAAGTACAACGCATGCCATTCCCCCTCCACCACAAAGTGAGGTGCACTCCGCAGAACTAGACAGTCACCCTCCTTTCCAGACCACTCCCTTGCCCATCAACTTTATAGAGGAACCTGATGAAGAAGTGCTAATGTGCCCTCCCAACATCTGTTTAAATGGTGGAACATGCATGTTTGACTCAAATGGGGAAATGATTTGCCTGTGTCTACCTCACATGTCAGGACCCTACTGCGAGAGTCAAAACGAGGCTCGGCCTCCCCCAGCTTCCCCAAGAATTTCCATTGAGACAGTTGCTACAGTCCAGCCCAAAACAATCAGCTCCCATCATGTAACCAGCACTTCCATTACATTAGACCTTCACCGCTACATAGAGTCCCGGCCACACATCCGTGGAATTCGCCTGACTTATAAGAACTTGTCCGGCCCTGACCGCAGGCCTATGCAGCTAAATGTGCCCGCATTCTACCAAGAGTACACGCTACGAGGGCTTCAACCTAACAGCACCTATTCCGTATGTGCTAGCCCACTGGGGGAACCTACCCATGCTTCCATTGCTGCCTGCATGGAGACTCACACAGGAGGAAGCCGAACATACCATGAGCCCAGCGTTGACAAGACCGAACCATCATCCCCCCTCATACCCATCATGGTAGCTGTGGCTGTGGTGATGGTTGCAGCAGTTGTAGCCACCGTGTTGATCATCCACTGCCGGAAGAAGTCCAAGGCTGCAGTAGATCTGCATTTACATGAAACATCCCCTCTTGAGTTGGAAGGAGTAAAGGCAAGTCTAGAGAATGGGGTCACACATACAAAGCAACCCGATATCACCAATTGCCCACACTTAGTCCTTAACGGTTTGGATTATGAAGCACCATTAATACAAGGACAATGTCCATCTAATAACAATGTAGGGGGCATGAAACCTGCATACATGTAAAAGCCATAATGTGCTATTCATACCTCCAGTCCATAATAGAGCGCAGTACTGTGCTCCATGACTCCTGCAGGCGGGTGCGATGCAGACACTAAGTAGACCCTGATGGGTTGGTGAACATTTGAATGCATCCCAGCCAAATGCATTTTCGTACTGACTTTCAGTATTTAAACTAGGTGCATTTCTGTCATTTTCTTCCATAAAAGTGCCTTAAATATTAGATCTAAATGAGAATTTCTCTCAAATGAAAGAAATGTCCCTGGGATACAAAACAAGTCGCTTTAGAGGTAGCTCCTTAACTGGCTAGCTGGACCTAATGGATACGAGTCAAGATTTCTTGCCTGGACGCCTGGACTTCTTAGTCCAGAAAATATTGCACTGATCAAAAACACTGGGACTGTGCCTAAGAGGTGCTTGTTAGCCTAACCTCTTGGAAGATGCTACAAAGTGGTTTCGAGCAGCATCAAAGCATCCCTCTTTTCCTTTTACCCCATCCGTCCTGCACATGAGATTACTTGCTGTGAAAAACCCATAATGAAGTGACACTTTTCTTACTTTTAGTTTGTACAGTTTATGTTAAATCTGATGTTTCATTCATgtctgtttttgtattttttaaatgcctTTTCCTTTCTGTTTATGTCTGTTGAGACCAAGGTTCAAAATGTACACTTACCAAGAGTCAAATTGGCGTTTAGGAGCAAATAAAATGGACTTCCATTACTCAGTTCAACAAGAGATGGAGATTGGCTCATCTCATATCATACTTTaagaaaattattaaaaaaatcacattcctGTGAGgacagaaatatatatatatatatataggagGCAAAATATTTTAGTACTAGGTACTAGTAAGTAAGAAATGTTTATAGCAGGTACATTCCCTAACcattaccaaatgttaattTTGGATCCTGCAAAAGCCTAAAtgccttttctttctttctcctgaccttaaaaataaactgactatACATGTGCTAAGTCTGCATGTCGCTGTCCAGCGAACGTCTGGCAATGAAACACTTTGCGAGACTATAAACACCCACAGTCATTTTGACCTCAAACAaattccacacacacacacacactaacaaACAGGCAAGTACTATATATGGAGATGGATAACAAACACTTTCAACAAAGCTGTTTTTTGACGTGCCAACTTTCTAAAAATGTCCCGTAGCCATGATATAAACGAGAGAGAATCTAGGGAGCAAGGCATCAAAGCCAGGTTTTGTTGTTGTATGTGTTGCCAAACTGAGCCCAGTTTATGCCACAACCAAGCCAGATGGCTCTGATCACTGCAGAAACATACAAAAGTGCTGTGGTGGTGCCATGGTATCAAATGGTAATACCGTGGTACTTTGATATATGATTACTTTGTTCATATACATACAGTGTATCTTAAAATATTCCAGGTTTCAAAATAGGATTACCATGGTATTTTTGTGTCCAATTAAAAACTGAGAAGTGTAATTATACTGTGCCCCTCAAATGTTCAGTTTAAAGAGACAAATCCTTAAATTATGATAAAAGAAAGAACCATGGTACACTGTCAGAACAAATGGTCAAAAATTGTACATTCATGTACAAAtttttatatatgaagagtttggttacaaaactcggtaaacggcatttaaaaaaaatcagtattgtatcaggtcagtattaaaaagtaaattcttaattttatgcaaaattcaatatccgccgtgttatttcatcatcttttctctcttttttcccaaaacgcgataaacgccagtcctccttctctgcagaatgcaataaatccgctcaaccaatcacagcgcaccattccatgcattgtaaacaacaatggcagcgctttgaatacacacggaatcctagttttcctcatctactttatacttcatgattaacaaacaaacaaaaacaaaataatacttttgatggcattgataaacctgtggtggttttctgtgacgggaaagaaacgtaagccatcaaaatcaaatcatttacgcgagaggcacttgGGCGAAGGAAAAAaggccggctgttgcttgttctcccgacagcatcaagcttctgtcatgctaacacattgaccaaaggggatcttatgaaaaactttccaatATTTAACgcgaagtcaacgaaaatcgagcgcaaccaaaacattttacatctgatcgctgtcaaaaaggTTTAGTGACGACATCCCAAGGAtgaccgcagcaatgacagtgttcttaatttgacactagtcaactaaatgaatatgacatggcaaagattaatgcaaatttatatattgattcaatagatttatagcattttataaaaaaaatggatttattgcagtttattatcagtttttataagaagtcaaattatggatttgaattttttatgtttttataacctaaagatgctatgtgaaagtttgaaaATAGTgattttcatcttgtcactttcttggtatagaaaacacgtttttaccgaaattagtcaaaatacatttatagcgttttggaaccaaactcttcatatttaataccaatatgtacttttggggtactattatgtactatttaggtacaaaggtgtacttttggAAAAGGGTACTGCTCCAGTTACAGCTAGTGACCATTTTGTCTGACagtgtatgtttatttttataaaaggaGATTGATTTCAGTGACTTGTGAAAGATTGAATGTTTTATTGTGGAATTGCATggttatgtgcattatttactaGTTGTGTAAGGAATGGAGCCAATACTCAGATCGACATTTTCCCCAATGGCAacaatcttgtttttaatatttatgacaGTATGAAGTATGTGCACTGAAGACGCCAGCGCTTAGCACATCCAAACATTCAAACTGGAAAGAGAAGCAAATTTACACAGCATGACGGGCTTCAGATATTTGAAACATTTTCAAACCTCTTTCAAGTTCCATGCTTACTTTGGGATGAttgttgtttttgtcttttattGTGCACAAAGCcaagttttgtattttttatttttggatgtAAAAATGTGTATTCTTTTTTGACATCtgttgaaaaaataaaacaggaaAAATCACAGTGTTGTTCTTCTGATTGACTCCTATAGCAAgcccttaaagggacagttcacccaaaaatgaaaatttgatcataatttactcaccctaaaAACCTGTatacacaaattaagatatttcaGAATGTTTGTTACCAAGCAGACCTGGGgcactattgacttccataatagaaaaataacactgtggaagtgaatggtgccccagatctgtttttcaaaatatagaaatttatacaggttttgaacaacttggggatgagtaaataattacAGAATTAAATTTCTTttctgaactatcccttaaaagCTTTTATGTAATTTAACAGAACTGTTCGGAAGTTAGAGGGTTAACTCTGTTGCTTCCATTGCAATTATTACAAATGAATCATTTTCAAGAATTATGTTCAAAGCAAAAAGAGCAAACATGTCACTAATAATCCAACAAAAAAATGTCTGATCAGACCCAAATCTTTAATTAAGggcacattaaaaaaaaactttgttttccACACCCTTTATCCAGTGggaattatatgaaaaataaaattgaatactTCATTCTGTACAAGATAAATCTGAGAAATCGATGACAATGTTTCTTGAACAGAACATGCTGTTCGTTTGTGGGACATTTGTGTGAAACTGAACCAGTGGACGCTGTTCAAAATGAGCCATAAATTACTAACTGCGGCGGCATGTCTAATGTGGTTCCCATTATGGAGTGTTCCCCTTATTGGGGAAAACCAGAAGAAGAggaattttatttatttgaaaaagcTGGTGCTTATAATCTAAAGTTGGGGTTGTGAGAGGTCAAAGAGTGAAAGAAGGTAGAGAAGAGGGAGAGAGGTGGAAGAAGGTGCGGGGGATGAAGAGATGGCTGTAACTTGAGTCGAAACTGATGGTTTGGTCTGATAAAACCTCAGGCGGCCCCTCGCTCGGTAGCCCCTCATAAGAAAGAAAAATCCAAGATGAGATCTCtttaatatcttaattatttctCCTAGACAACAGTGGGACATCAGTCTCCTGCGGCTCATATATTTCTCTTAAGAAAAAGAGAAATCTCACAAATGTCTCCATTAGAGTTGAGCTCAGAATTGGCAATCAAAAGTCAAtattattaaagatatgaactcaaacatttctcatcaagtTTACCCAAATCCAGATGATCTTATCTATACAGTCTACATTACTTTTCACACCCTACTCTTAATGCATTTTAACCATTGTCTCATttgtttctaattttatttcTCCTAACCTATTTTAGAAGAAACATCTGAGACTAAATTGACACTTAAATAAAGCACAACTGGCAACTCCATCAAATCTCCTTTGCTTAAATATCAATAACtgagcaataaaaaaattaggATTTACTTGAAAAAAGGATTAGGATTTACTTGAAAAAAGCTAGGAAACAATTTTCACTTAGAAAATGctaatacatttaaaagattTGCCAAGTAAAGGCTAAACACAACTATCAGCAACTTCACTAGAATTTTCCAAGTAACGTTTACATGGGATTTTTAAGTAATCTTTTTATGACGCACAAACATGAAGAATCAGAGTATGGATCTCAacaataatgataaaaaaagttaattatttATCCATGCCGCAGTGCATACTGGGAGTcctggatgagatttgtaatttgttaatacccagcatgcattgcaggaTGAAGTTcttcatttaaagggatagttcacccaaaaatgaaaataatgtcattaatgactcacccagatgttgtttcaaactcggaagacctgttagtccgagagcttgttgacccttcattgaaaatctacgtgcggtttactgtccatgtccagaaaggtaatacaAACATCTttaaagtagtccatgtgacatcagtgcgtcagttagaatgtgtcgaagcattgaaaatacattttggtccaaaaatagcaaaaattatgactttattcagcattgtctgctcttccgcgtctgttgtgaactGCGTGCACGTGACTGAAGTTTGCAAATGTttgcaaagattttttttcaaacttacagcacGCGTCTTCCTCAGATTCGTACTCTGATTATTGATGTTTGTGCTTCCCAAGCCGGTTAAAATTTTGTCCATAGTGCCTAAAatccttaatgacaaactgctgtgagcgtgctggatctcattttgacaaaaaataaacttttgaccaACCACCACAGAATTAACTTTACATTATcataacaaacatgctttaTACACAACTAGCAAACAAAATGTATAgattccaactaaaacaaacactgatcaccatactGGTACCATTTAAATTAATCAAAAcatcaaaacttaaaaaagtgaattgtgttttctacagcaaatttttaacgaacattcagaaataatgttttataacagttttaacataataaaatgctatttttttctattatttacataaaaaggaaaaaattaatataaaaaaccattgggtctcattcactaagcatgcgtacgcaataaatttgtttattaaatgtgCATACGGATGTTTTAACTTACAAagcatgattcaacaaaaactttcgtactaaaatttatttaaaatgtatgcaaaaacgtatataaaatgcaattatcatgaacaaggaaaacatatataaaatatgtaacACAGATATATATTATAGGGTTATTTTTCCTTGTTCAAGATCCTTGCACACGTGTGGTCTAatgttcaaaaatattttttacagtgtaggacaAATTTGCAGCAAATCATCAAACTTAACCCAAAGCAGAACAAAATTTGGATTGGAAACGgaagaaagacagaaaaattGGACCTAAATGCTAAATGGCTGGTGatcaaagagagaaagaaagaaagagagagattgcAGAAGTCAATTACAAACTGGTGACTATCAAAGTTAATTCACAAATTAACCGACTAAAAAAGTCAACCTGGTAAATAAAAATCTAGGCGAAGACACCATGATGTTCATCTGTGTAATCTGCAAAGTTCCTTAAACTCTATCCAGAGGTCATAGTGCATAACCAGAAGTTCATGAAGATGAATAGACAAGCGTTGTTTTAACAAGCAGAACTGTATGCAGCTGTTATGGTTATGGATTAAGATAACAAAGGCTGAGAGAGTTTAGTCCGCCAGTATTTTACAAGAGTTGACAGCTCGAAACAGACCAGGATTAcaccacacagacacacaggacAAATCATCATCTCTATGCAATGGATTTACATTCTTCTGAGAACTATACATCAAAATCAGGCGTCTTTGTGCAACTCTAAAAGCTGTCTGTACATCAATaactgtatatatttaaaattcatgGTAGTAAAAGCACTCTATTTGTTTGAACTCTTCAACGCCAGGTGTCTTGTGGCCCCCAGCTATTTTCAGTTTGAGACCCCTGGTTTAATTCACCTATGTAGTCGAGTAGGTAGTTGATAGTAATCAGATCCAGATCAATAAACAGCACCCACTACCTAATTTCTTCCTGACATGGATGAACAAAGGCTCTCTAACACACACTGTTGCCTCAGGGCTCCAACCCCTACCCAGGTTTGACCTCTGACCTATTGGAATAAGGTGCACCGCTGAGGCACGCCACAGACATTCTCGTGCACGTGCACACACATGTAGGAATGTCTGTGTGTGAATGTGGTAGATTTTAGACATCAGAGTGAGGCAGAGCAGGGGGAATTGTAACACCTTAAACTTCTTGTTCGGCCCATGCTCAATAGAGATCTTTATCTTTCtgagaaaaataaatgaaagtatAGTATTCACTCGAAACTAATAGTGTTTGTATTTAATGTTTGAAGCcatgttaattttaaaggttCTTCAATGTGAAAAACAGTTCTTTGGATTAGAGGTAGACCAATTCATTGGTTTTGGCGATTAAAGGTGGAATACGTAGAATTTTTACCACTAGATGGCGCCAAAACACAATAACATCAAATGACGTTGTttaatgacgctctgaagcagcgtggaattatgggatttgtagtctttaactgaaccgctgatggccatcaatcagacgcgaacgagaaatcacgtTGACGGATAAGttaatcaagtcttataaatgttgcttttgattacattgtttatttcattatgtaagtttgACGatggttaacacagcacagaattaagttttcaactttCAATCCGCAGGAAGAATCGCTGATTATAgtctacacactaatgttgtgatcaatataatagcatacgttttttgaagagttacgaatcaaaacaacaCACCCATCgtgtaaaacacaagcaggatcagaatctctgtctagttaaatgttgtcgcAAAGCTatctccatccagataatgcaattggtccaaactcttcttgggtcgtttggttggcccgtacgcttacgggagctgacacaaccagcggcAGACGGTAAAGAGTAATCCATAAGTCCCTAAGCAAGCGCGTAGCCCGACAGGTGCTATCgcatagttccgcatttgtccacaacactggctcgctgcgtccgaaaactcaaggcagtgaattgttgcctcgctgcctcatgaggcaatggcttcggaggcatgaaggcagcgaAGACATGAAGGCAgagtgtttgaaatataaacagagagcgcctttgtgataactaatcacatatttgaaaactacaatactaatttctctctagaaatgcaattaaaatgtgtaaaaattgaaaatatacctttatttacactaaatttgtgctccagtcgcttccttggccaccatttaattttttcgaactcgaccactgttgtcatgtggtttttacgtcagtaaaggtggtgacaaagggtcacatggatattaacgtcattgacaggagactgcactgccccgtgtcaataTTTTGAATGGCAATTTTCTTACGAtttagttgaaaacattacagatattgatagtaatcagctggacaaaatatataacactggcctactggtttttggacattttactgcaaatatcttacaaatttaaTCGGTTTTGCCAATTAATCGGCACCGATAGTTAATCGGTGGAACCAAAAATCTATGCCGATAGTTTGAGTGCATTCGTTGCTTCATATCATTATGAAATTATACATTTGCTGAATAGTTGCTGCTTTAGCAAAGAAACAACAGCAGAAACCTATAGTTTTATTTctacaattattttatttaacacatttttatgGTTCAGTACTACCGTTTTTTACTTTTGTAATACATTTTAGCACTGTTTATTTTTAgtggtatgtttgtttttatccaTTATCCATAAAAACTATCGGTCGATTAATCGGATCGCAAGTAGGGACTGACTTAGTTATCGGTATCGGTAAAATCCACTTTCAGTCGAC
Protein-coding sequences here:
- the vasna gene encoding vasorin a, with protein sequence MRLLLSLSHLILFQLLCCSLSSGCPQNCMCNPDGSNFCINRKLDNIPQGLPSNTINLYLFQNNINTLQQQGFVQLGELRLLDLSQNVLSEIPERVFSSLSSLHNLDLSSNRITHINKDSFTGLVNLERLYLYNNIIQSIHPAAFEGLENLLELKLQGNQISVLPALALPKLLLLDLSHNTIPPPGPDDLQTPHLESLKIAGLRLSSLDEGLLKSLANLHVLDVSQNQLVGIQSTLKAMTGLQRLNLAGNPLGSLSKEDFENLSNLVELDLSNLNLQGFPEGFFTIFPKLETLTVAENPFNCICPLALFPAWVLDSKVQLLRMEETRCHFPLINSGKVLAKLEHKDFGCPTTTIELTSARTRTTNKPSNPTTPSSTTHAIPPPPQSEVHSAELDSHPPFQTTPLPINFIEEPDEEVLMCPPNICLNGGTCMFDSNGEMICLCLPHMSGPYCESQNEARPPPASPRISIETVATVQPKTISSHHVTSTSITLDLHRYIESRPHIRGIRLTYKNLSGPDRRPMQLNVPAFYQEYTLRGLQPNSTYSVCASPLGEPTHASIAACMETHTGGSRTYHEPSVDKTEPSSPLIPIMVAVAVVMVAAVVATVLIIHCRKKSKAAVDLHLHETSPLELEGVKASLENGVTHTKQPDITNCPHLVLNGLDYEAPLIQGQCPSNNNVGGMKPAYM